From the genome of Buteo buteo chromosome 4, bButBut1.hap1.1, whole genome shotgun sequence:
CGGCTGCTGGCTCCATCCAGGACAAAATCCCCCTGGGGAGCCGCTTCCTCGCTGCGGTCTTGGCCTTCTCTGGGATCTCCATCCTGAAATAAAACCTCCGTGGGCAGGGTGCCGGGGCAGTGGCCATCCCAAGGTCCCTGTCCCGAGCCCCAAGCCCCGCATCCAGCCACACCTGCTTTCCGCCCAGCTTTATTGCCGCCTCCTCATCATCTGAACGCTGCGAGACCCCTGTACAGAGGAGCGGCGCCAACGGGGTGCCCGAGCCGGCGGGGTTTGGCAcagggtggaggggggggaaggtgaCGGAGGGGCTTCCAGTGGGGTCCTGCCCCGCTGGCGGCGGGTGACCGGGTGAGGCCGGGCGCTGGGTGGGCACGGCCCTGGGAGCCGCTGCTAGCCCAGGGGGGTGGGCtcggccccggggcaggggggggcggcggcgcggccggtcCTGGCGGCATCGGTAGCTGCACCGGCCACGGTGAGGTCGGGTCCCTCGAAACCGTCAGCGGCGGAGGACGGCAGCCAGGGGCCAGAGCCAGGACACGGCCCAGCCCAGCGGGTCCCAGGCCGGGGCGGCGGAGGTCCAGGCGCTGGCGGCGGCCGTCCAGTTGCCATCGCGGTACTCGACGCCGCCGTCGGCCGCTGCCGGCTCGCCggccggccgggcccggcgcagcgcggcccccgccgccacgccggccgccgctcccgccgccgccgcccccgccacCCGCAGGGCCGCCCCGGCCGAGCCGTAACGGGGCACCGCCGCCTTCACCCGGCCGCGGGCGGccccccgggccccgccgcgggcGGCCCCCCGGGCGCCGCCGCGTCCGCCCTTGCCGGCCACCGCGTCGCAGAAGGCGGCGGCCAGCAGCATCAGCGCCCAGCAcgccgccgcgctccgccgcATCCCGCCGCTCGGCCGCACCTGGGCACAAGGGAGAGCCCGGCGCTCAgccgcggcccggcggggcgggcacACGCGTGGGCGCGGCACGGCCTcgctcgcccgcccgcccgccccgggcgcaggcaggaggaggctgcCCGCGCCCCGCGCGTGAGCTGCGTGTGCGCGCCcgggctgcgcgcgtgtgctACTCACGCGGGTGCGTGGGttgcacacacgtgtgtgtgtgtcgcTCGTGCGCGAGCTGCCACCGCACGTGCAGCAACCCGCGGGTTGCGTAAGCGTGCCGCCTCGCACGCGCTCGCACGCGCAGCCACGCGCGCTCACGCGCGCCTGCGCACGCGGCGCttgcacgcgcgtgtgcgcaCCCGCGCACGGCTGCACACGCAGACACGGCTGCGCGGCTCGCCCACCCGCGCCGCTGTGCCGAACGCAGCAGCCCGCGGGTGCGTGCACGGGGGCGCGCTGCTCACGCGCACTCAAGCAGGTCCCTCGGGCACGCCTGTGCACGCGCGCACACATCCAcacgcccccccacccccgcagcAGCACGCACGCGTGCACGCGCACGGCCGCGGGGCACATTcgcgcccccccaccccaccccggcACCCTGcgggccgcccccgccggccgGGCTCACCGGGCCCGGGGCTGCCGCTGGCtccctccgctccgctccgctccgctcctccctgccgccgcgctgccgccgccgccgcccctccccccACTCCAGGCGCGGGGTCGCGCGGTCGGGGCCGCGCAGCGGcagggaggggcggggggggggagcgggcacGGCGCCCGGGCGGGGCCGCTCGTGGCGGTGGGTGCGGCCGCGGGAGGCGACGGAGAGAAGCGCACACCCTCGCCGCCGTGGCGAATGGGGATGGCGCGCCGTGGGGCGGGGCCGCCTCGGCCAatgggcgcggggcggggcggggcgtccgccgggggcggggctgGGCCGGGGCCTCCTCGCTGCCGCTCGCCGCCATGGCCGCCTCGCTGCGCGCGCTcctccgccccgccgccgctgccgccgcgcgccgccgcgcgctcctcccgccgccccaCCCCCTCCTCGGGGCGCGGGCCTGCAGCGCCGGTGAGCGGGGCACCGGGCCGGGcacggggggaggggggagggggggcggcgTCCGGCGACGGGGAACGGGCACCGGGCCCTGGCCCCGCGCACGGGGGCGCCAACACCGGGCGGCGGGTCCCCGCCCGAGCCCTGGCACCGGATCTCTGCACCGTGTACTGGCTGTGGCACTGCCTGCCGGGGTCCCGGCACCGTGCACCGGGGGCCCAGCACCGACCGTGTGCCCAACGCCTTGCACGGGGTCCCTGGACCGCGCACCCGGTCCCAGCACGGCGCGCCGGCCCGGCACCGGGTGGTCACCGGGCTGCGCCTGCCCGGGTCAGGACCGCACCGGGAACTCCCCACGGGCCCCGGtcccgacacccccccccccccggggggtgACGTCCCGCTGGCTCCCGGTGACCGCTGGCACATGCCCGCTGTCCTGAAGGTCGCCTTAAAATAGCGCGGCCGGGGCTCACCGGAGggcggcgggggtggggggtgtctcACCCGGTTGCGGGCAGCCGGTTGCCTAACGGGGCGGTGTCGaccggggggcggcgggcaggggccCCGTTCCAGTACCTGGCAGTGCAGAAGACCGGGGCGCGGCAGAGCGTgggcctgatccagctgaaCCGGCCGCAGGCGCTGAACGCCCTCTGCGAGGGGCTGATGGAGGAGCTGCGGCGGGCGCTGGAGACCCTGGAGAACGACTCGCAGGTGGGGGCCATCGTCATCACCGGCAGCCAAAAAGCCTTTGCAGGTAGGGCAGGGTGCCTGCCTCCAcctgtccgtgtccgtgtccgtgtccgtgtcccACCCCGTTGCCCTTTGCAGCTGGCGCCGACATCAAGGAGATGCAGAACAAAACTTTCCAGGAGTGCTACAGCAGCAGCTTCCTCGCCGGTTGGGACAAGGTCTCCACCGTCCGCAAACCCATCATCGCCGCCGTCAACGGCTACGCTGTGagtcccccccgccgcctctccccagcccccccaccccggccccagcaccccctgacccccctcttcctccccatcccagctgGGCGGCGGGTGTGAGCTGGCCATGATGTGCGACATCATCTACGCCGGGGAGAAGGCGCAGTTTGGGCAACCTGAAATCCTGCTGGGGACCATCCCAGGTGAGCGGGGGGCACCCACTGAGGGGGATCCATGCCGGCCGGAGCGGGGACAGCAGGGACACCCGGGTGTCCCGCTCTGGACCTGTCCCTTCCCCAAATGTCTCCAGGTGCTGGAGGGACGCAGAGGTTGACCAGGGCGGTGGGGAAGTCGCTGGCGATGGAGATGGTCCTCACCGGGGACCGGATTTCAGCAGCGGAGGCGAAGGAGGCGGGTAGGGGCACgggccagccccagctctgcggGGGTCCGGCGGGGAgtcatccccctgcccccccacctcccaccgTCTATCCTAGGTCTGGTCAGCAAAGTCTTCCctgtggagaagctgctggacGCAGCCATCGCCTGCGCTGAGAAGATTGCCAGCAACTCCAAGCTGGTGGCCGCCATGGCAAAGGAGTCGGTCAATGCTGGTAGGGGCTGGGGGGCCAACCGGGAACCCCCCcaggggggctgcggggccaggCAGCAGGGTCTCCCCAACTTCTCCCTTGCCCTCAGCCTTCGAGACAACGCTGGCGGAGGGGACCAGGACGGAGAAGCGGCTTTTTTACGCCACTTTCGCCACCGTGAGTAGGGGGGGCGGCTCCATTGCGAGGTGGGGATAGCGGggctgccgcagccccccccagcctcaccTCGCTGCTCCTCACAGGGCGACCGCAAGGAAGGGATGACGGCGTTTGTGGAGAAGCGCAAAGCGAACTTCACCGACAGCTAAGCCCAGGGTGGTGTGGGTCCCCACGGCCACCTGCTGCCCATCAGCCCCCTGCGTCACCCCGTGGAGGGGTCCAGGACCCACTGGCGAGCGATACTTGCCTGGGGTGAGACAACCAGCAGCGGGAACCGCCTTTGCCATCGCTATTAAAAGGTTTTCCTGGCGCTGCCGGAACATAGGGCATCCTTGCTGTGGGGTTCCCCCTGAGCTGGGAAATGTTGGGGTTCATTgagacacacccccccccccaactccatCATACTTCTCTCTGACGCTGGAGCAATAGGTCCATGTGTCCCTTGGAGAGGGGACAGCCTGTGGCACCTTCTTGGGCGCAACACCGATGTGCTAAGTTTGCCTGGCCTCAGCCCCACCTGGGCTGAAGTGAGGCCGGGGTGATGGGCTGAGTCCCCCACCCGGAGGCATCATCCTCACCCTGCTCAGGGTCTTGGGGTGACCCCAAAGAGGAGGATCCCCCAGAGTTTGGGGCCCTGCACTTAGCGACAGGTTTTTGGCAGCGATGAGGAGCCCCCCAGGATGTGGAGGGGGGAATGGGTTTATTGGGGGGGCTCCAgggtgggggaaagggagggacaAGTCCCCTTGGGAAGCC
Proteins encoded in this window:
- the ECHS1 gene encoding enoyl-CoA hydratase, mitochondrial, which gives rise to MAASLRALLRPAAAAAARRRALLPPPHPLLGARACSAGAPFQYLAVQKTGARQSVGLIQLNRPQALNALCEGLMEELRRALETLENDSQVGAIVITGSQKAFAAGADIKEMQNKTFQECYSSSFLAGWDKVSTVRKPIIAAVNGYALGGGCELAMMCDIIYAGEKAQFGQPEILLGTIPGAGGTQRLTRAVGKSLAMEMVLTGDRISAAEAKEAGLVSKVFPVEKLLDAAIACAEKIASNSKLVAAMAKESVNAAFETTLAEGTRTEKRLFYATFATGDRKEGMTAFVEKRKANFTDS
- the SPRN gene encoding shadow of prion protein, yielding MRRSAAACWALMLLAAAFCDAVAGKGGRGGARGAARGGARGAARGRVKAAVPRYGSAGAALRVAGAAAAGAAAGVAAGAALRRARPAGEPAAADGGVEYRDGNWTAAASAWTSAAPAWDPLGWAVSWLWPLAAVLRR